TATATTTAGAGTCTGGTTTAGATACTCTTGTTAACAGaagaagaaaacataaaattattaaatttcatcagATGGTTCATGACCAATGTCCTACGTACTTAACAAACTTGCTTCCAGCTCGCCACTCCAATACCCACTCCTACAACACAAGAAGAGCCGACTCCTTCAAATTAATTCCCTGCCGAACTAATCTCTTCAAAGACTCTTTCCTTCCCTCTTCTGTTGTTCTGTGGAACGCACTCCCTGAGGTCATAAAAACTAACCCCTCTATTATTAATCTTTAAAAAATCCTCAATGCTGGCACTGAAACCGTACCCCTATATTACTATCGTTGTAAAACTAGACACAGTCAGATTCACCACGCACGACTCAGGATGCATTGTAGTTCTTTGAAcagtcatttatatatacacaatctAGTTAACAGTCCCCAGTGTTCATGCAACTTATCTGACGAAACTACAGAGCACTTCCTTCTTCACTGTCCAAACTACCAGCACATCAGAATTCAATGTTTTAGAAACTTACCTCCCgactacaatgttaacattttattatatggtAACCCTGATATGTCAGACCAGTATAACgaaaatatctttgatattgttcaaacatttattatacaCTCTAAACGATTCTAGAGTCACTGGTACACGTCTAACATCACATTCTTATAATGTGTGCTTTTTATATGCGCAATATCTATACGTACCGAAAACACCATACGATTCCATACCGCAGACCTGGTTACCGATATAAGGTTATAAGGTTGTAATACAATTATTTCGGTTAATACAtgtgcaaatatatttatatatatatatatattaacaaaataatccTATCGGTAAATCCATGTAACAGTTTCCTCTTCTCAACCCCACACGCTTTCCTCCCCTCCCCCGCACCCCCTCGCTACCTGTATTAATTAATGTAGTCCACTTTGTCAGTACCGTCATTTCGCCAATATGTTACAACTTATGGAGacagattaatataagtacactgtacttgtttctgaatccgaccattttcatttatgttgctgtactacatgttgtattgaatcacaaataaaatacaatttaaactaaCTGACACGCATATTAAAGCTGACTTCTTTCATAATGGTATGCCAtaatatgttgttgttgttgtttttttttttttttttttttcgtttttgtttttcaagCGTCTTTTACGTTTAGCTTGAAGGTTGATGGAAGATGGTAGAAAAgacattttgtaattttttgatTGAAAAGTCGATTTTACTGGATAGGTTCAGTCGAATTTATCATGACCAAACCAACAGAGGATACCGACGTTTATTACCGAGATTTTTAAGGGCTTCAAGCTTTTCCTGTATTTTCACTAATTTCACAATAAAAAATTCgtgaaataaaataatcttttaCAAAATGTACTCTTATTTAGCGTATATCTAACAAAAATTTGACTTGTAATTTACTTTTACATGTGAACAATATCGATATAGAACGTCTAATACTACGAATAGCACCACTGCAATGTCAAAAccataaaaatgattttaaaatggcGGTTTATTTCGAAGTTGTCGCTAAGCATATGGCAGTCACATTGATATTACGGCTATTCAATAGAGAGGACCAGGGATATCGAAGAGATAGCGTAGATAATTATAACTCCTCGAGTGTCAAGGGGAGAGCGTAGGTGATCATAACTTCAGGAGTATCGGGGATATTATGATGCATTTTTTCTGGACAcaatttaaattatcattttattttcagaaatacaaacatccgataataatttcaaattaaaaaaaagtaataaaagaaaTCAAGCAGCAGATGAATTGCTTTCTTAGTTTTGCACTAgaagttatatttgaaataacGATAATGTTTTTGCTgaatgatacaatgtattttaattatttgcAAGTTTAAACGCTTAAATCGGACTCTGTGTTCTTAAAATCAATATACCGacattatttcatttgtatgtaaTCATGGTTCGTAATTAGCTGATACCCCCTATAGCTGAAATTCTGATAATAAAATCTATAGGGAAAACCTAATGCAAAAAATCACCAACAAATAAATCTTATCTGGTTTCAAATGTACAATTAGATTTATCGATTGACAATTGAAGGATTGTTTCTGGTTGATAGAAGGCCATTAAGATCAgcaatatacttatataatattGTGATTATCTGGAAagtattgataatatataattgtCACACAAACtaacaaataaattaataacAAGCGTTATAATGGTCATGACGaatgtctgtgtatatatgaACGACAGATTGACTATCTTtgtttaaatacaaatatagaaCTGAGACAAAAATACTTGTTGTAAAGCTTTTTTAATGAGATGTCATATGGGGATGTTCTCATATAATATGCAGTATATAGATATTCTATTTTCACAGTCTCAACGCTAATATTGTCAATATGCCGataacatttaattaaaacttACCAGTAACTGTGTGAGTAGGTAAACAATGGTTTCTGTAGGAgtatacatctacatgtacttgtttAGGTATTGTTTCACTTCTGAAATAATTTACCATTGTCCAACTCACATGTTGACGAGTTTCGTTCTCGCGAATATATGAAATGGTACTAtgcatttggtttggtttgtttttgtttaacggcctattaacagtcaggttcatataaggacgtgccaggttttggaggtggaggaaagccggaatacccggagaacAACCActggtctacggtcagtacctggcaactgccccacgtaggtttcgaactcgtaacccagaggtggagggctagtgataaagtgtcgggacaccttaaacACTCGGCGACCGCGGCCCCTATGCAAGGAATTAATTATGTGTAAATGCATGCGTATGTTTGTGGTGGGAAGAAGGATGAACTCCATGCCCCTTAAAACAAACGTTCGCTATTTTACATATatgatgtttttttaaaaattataaatgcACCTATTAATCTTAAACATTGCTGggaaatgaattaaaaacaaGTATAATTACCGCTGTCAGGAAAGCATGTCGATATGTTGTTTGACACGACACATGCATTTCCAGATGGGCATCTTTGGAGGCAGTATCTTCCGATCGACTTcggtaaaatgaaaaaaaaaaccaggttatatcaaattttttttaaacaatttcacCAATCTGTGTACTTAATcttaaatacattttgataacgATTGCCTTTGACCAATTCGCTCGCCCTAAAAAGCATTCTGTTGACAGCCTATGTAATAACACAAATTGACTACATTCTTATGCAAGTCATGAAGAATCAATACTATATATTATTTCTCGAAATGTAAGGAAACCTATATTCCTTTAAATTTATGAAGTATGTTTCAGGAGGacactatgatatatattatctacagaaaacagaaaaaattatattaaaagcgATAGATAGAATGCTATATTTGTGAAAACACAATCCTCTATaaattaatgatttaaaaagCGAAAAATTAACTTAAtccccaaaattaaaaaaacagcaaaatttAAGAGATTACACCCTCGAAAATAAGTCATAGATTCCTGTATGGAAAATATCTTATAATTTGCATGAAAAAAGGTAATTAGGGTTTACCAATTATCAGCCCTGGTATTTTTATTATGAGaacaaatatcattttgaattaaGTATCTTCCTTACATATCCATATCTATAGAGAAGGGTTGCTTATTTTTGGATGTGATGGTCATCGTTTCGGACCGAATTTTGAATTATTGTAAAATTCCATCGATATAAGCAGTACCAGTAATGCAGTTAAACACATCTTGGAAATGAAACGGTCTTGTGGTGGTAATAACGTCCACATATAATTTAATCAGATTGATGAAGTATCATAATCAGTTCATTTTAATCAGATTTATGAAATATCGTCTACAgttgattttaatcagattggtttatgttatatatgatataagccGCAGTTTACTATCaacagtatattttacaataccTTGTGTGTTTGATTTCTCCTCAGGTAGATATGTGGGTCGGAATCACCGGAATGGTCCCTGCAATTGTTACTGAAGTAGAGACGGCACTCTAACAGTGATTTGCTGTAACGTAGAACTTCACAGTCCGAATAACGGACACACATCTTTTGACACTGTAAATATCCTATCGTGTTCAAAGATAAAAATGGCGCCATACATCTTACGTCTTTAGCGAAATCCAAGAATGACGAATCTATCTCCAAAGCTTTCACATTGGAGAAAAGTTGAATCAACGCTGGAATCAGAAATGTTCTCATAAGATTCATGTTGATGAGGAACGATAGACCTGGCACACCTCTCGCTAACTGATAAGTTATAACGTACTGGCGGCAGGCATCCCTCAAAAACAGTCAACATTAAATAAATCCTAATTGTAAGTGCGATCCCCTGTTCTCATAAAAGAACACTAAGTAAACATCATAAAGATGTATGGTAGTTATCACCTTTTTTAGTTTACCATCAACAAATTATATTGTACTGGTTCCATAACAAGGCAATGTCCACTTTTGTAATAGGATGCATGTTGAAAACATATACCGCAGGTATTAGCACGCGTTGTCGCGATTGACCAATTTATACCTGTCGGTAATTTATTACTCACATATGTAGGCGACAATCTCGATCTACCCTCCTAGACACAATCAATATCAACATCACAAAATCGAATCACAGCTTGCTAGATGTtgaattaattatttgatatgcTTCGTTTACCAAGCCGCTGGAAAGAGGTCTTCATGacttttttcttatttttggTTCTGTTTACCATACAACTAAATTCTTTTTCGAATAAAATTTTAGATGACGTTTATATTAGTCCGTTAAATCTCGTTTTGGGGACGTCACAGTGCTGCTGGAACCAATGAGCAACTGTATAACTGTTGAAGAAATGTAATATGCAGTTTCCGATGACCCTCACAGCCCTACTATTACCCTCACAGCCCTACTTTTACCCTCACAGTCCTACTATTACCCTCACATCTCCACTATTACCCTCACAACCCTAAAATAACCCCCACATCTCCACTATTACCTCCACATCTCCACTATTACCCTCACAGCCTTACTATTACCCTCACATTTCCACTATTACCCTCACATATCCATTATTACCCTCACATCTCCACTATTACCCTCACAGCCTTGCTATTACCCTCACATCTCCACTATTATCCTAACAGCCCTACTATTACCCTCACAGCCCTACTATTACCCTCACAGCCCTACTATTACCCTCATATATCCGCTATTACCCTCACAGCCCTACTATTACCCTCACATCTCCACTATTACCCTAACTGCCCTACTATTACCCTCAAATCTCCACTATTACCCTCACAGCCCTACTATTACCCCACATATCCACTACTACCCTCACAACCCTACTTTTACCCTCACAGCCCTACTATTACTCTCACAGTCCTACTATTACCCTCACATATCCGCTATTACCCTCACAGCCCTACTATTACCCTCACATCTCCACTATTACCCTCACAGCCCTACTATTACCCTCACATCTCCACTATTATCCTCACAGCCCTACTATTACCCCGCATATCTACTATTACCCTCACAACCCTACTTTTACCCTCACAGCCCTACTATTACTCTCACAGTCCTACTTTTACCCTCACAGCCCTACTATTACTCTCACAGCCCTACTTTTACCCTCACAGCCCTACTATTACCCTCACATCTCCACTATTACCCACAACAagaagagataaacacaattctgcTGATCTAAAGCAGTATGTGTTGCATCAGACTTTACAATAcactcatatacattaacaaatAGTATGTCAAGGATTAGTGAGCTTATCgtattgttgaaaatattttcctttAATTACCCTAGAGTTAAATTATTTATCGAGATAACTAAAGACatacattgaaatatttgtcaacatCTGGTTCTATATAATGCTTTGTAGACAATAATAGTTTATCTGTTCACTTATCGGCCATATGTTTGAATTGATTTATTAGAAGGGTAAAGCACATTGAAAGGTCAAaggatttcatttttttcagaattgatAACTTGATAACTTGTGTCCCCATAAACATCATTAAAGGTATCATGCATTTGACGTAGGTAGTTTGTAagaccaatctaattaaaatctagatggtcattctcactacgttacatgaacatctaacgacctcgcataaggggtcacgttctgatgacctttgaaatgtgtatttcatttttagggCGAATTgccaatttgtcgatgtcatcgaagcaaacctTTTCGCCACAGCATGCATCTGTAGCAAACCATTTCAGTACagaatttcatattgcattgtaggacgaaatgacttgaaacaaattgacagattatgcaagctatgcactctagtcaaGATTATTCGGACATTTAatattctggaagtagtcatttgattggctaatcgaAAAGGTCACACCGACGTGACCCCTGTAACTCATGTTactcatgtaacgtagtgagaatgaccatctagattttaattagattgtttgTAAGTCCAATATTGTATTAATAAGCTACATCTCATATTGATATCAGGATGGTTCAAATTGTCAAATTCAAAAATTAGGCTCGCGGACAGGTACATTGTACTCTGACATTGAAATCGAAACTGACAGCTTGTTTCAATATTATGTATGTTTAGTCACATCCTGGTCTGTTTTTTTATAGACATGTCCATTAGTCCCTAGATACCGATGTGccattatatattgtatgtcatAATGTGTAGTTTTATATGCCTGTCTGTATAGTTCTGTTGTGAATGTACGTGACGAGCTGACTTCGAATTCTCTAAGCGGTGTTTATGTCACCTCGTCCCGAAGGTGATGATCGGCCGTGGGTGACCACTATCGGCGTAGTCTACACTTGATCATGCTTATATTAGGACGTATTTTACGTACCCATACTTGTGTGATCGTAGACTACACCTGTCATTGTCGGCAATATAGATAAGGACAAAGAGCAAAAGGATCCCCAATACTGTAGGAAATATATGCATTTACATGTAATAGAGTGACATGAATatgattaatttgatatattgtatatctttCTTGGCCGATACAACAGTTGTCAACgtttgaaaaagaaatcacTGCGAGACAGTGCGAGTTGAGAAAAGTTGAAAATTGTCACGCCTCAGAAATGTACATTTGACAATCATACCCTATAGATTTAAATATCCGTATTTTAATTTCCTCTTTCTGACTCTCTGCAATACATTTTCAGAATTGTTGAGAACATATACCGCAGGTTTTAGCACGCGTTTTCGTGATTGACCAATTTATACCTGTCGGTAATTTATTACTGGCATATGTAGGCCACAATCTCGATCTACCCTCCTAGACACAATCAATATCAACATCACAAAATCGAATCACAGCTTGCTAGATGTtgaattaattatttgatatgcTTCGTTTACCAAGCCGCTGGAAAGAGGTCTTCATGACGTTCTTCTTATTTTTGGTTCTGTTTACCATACAACTAAATTCTTTTTCGAATAAAATTTTAGATGACGTTTATATTAGTAAACCTGTCATTGTCGGCAATATAGATAAGGACAAAGAGCAAAAGGATCCCCAATACTGTAGGAAATATATGCATTTACATGTAATCGGGTAACATGAATatgattaatttgatatattgtatgtctTTCTTGGCCGATACAACAGTTGTCAACgtttgaaaaagaaatcacTACGAGACAGTGCGAGTTGAGAAAAGTTGTAAATTACACGCCTCAGAAATGTACATTTGACAATCATACCCTATACATTTAAATATCCgtattttaattttatctttCTGACTCTCTGCAATACATTTTCAGAATTGTGAACAATGAGGAAATTGTACTGATCAATAACTGGTTTATTGCAGGATATTACATATGGTTGATAATATAGTTTTGTATTAATATCTTGATTAgcagtatttattatataactagGGGCGAGAGTAGGTTCTGATGGCAATTTTCAGAGAATGTTTAGTATAGAAGGAATTGACTGGTACATACTGTAATGgttaacaaaataatcaatatttaatCAGACTTCGTTTAAAATGTACTATGGtaggaaaaaacaacaacaaaaaacaaaaacaaaaaaacaaacaaaaaaaaaacaacaaaacaatgtaatgcATTGATAATTTTCGAAAACCGTTTAATGATATCTTTTATGatatattctatttatcatTGTCTCCCAAACttatgagaaaaaaaacccccaaataACTGGATTTCTGCTCCACATTGTTTACAACCTCAACTGTAAGCTCAGACTGAGTACTAAAATTAGTATGACAGAcagggcctgttcgtttatgcggacaaaccagTTCGCcagtttttaaatgttatatttcaaacatatatcttaaaggacctgcaaatgttaatacaggccctGGAAGTCAtggctcgtctgaaaacaatataaaatcaccaggtccgtcaTTATTTCATAAACCGGTCCCACTGGTCCGTCCGTTTAGATCACAAAAACGAAAACCGCCCTTGTCGCATGTGATGATAGATACTTTGACCCAACATACTGAACAAAGTCATTCTAGAGCATTTGTCTACTGTCTAGAGCATTTGTCTACTGTCTAGAGCATTCGTCTACTGTCTAGAGCATTTGTCTACTGTCTAGAGCATTTGTCTACTGTCTAGAGCATTTGTCTACTGTCTAGATCATTTGTCTACTGTCCAGAGCATTTGTCTACTGTCTAGAGCATTTGTCTACTGTCCAGAGCATTTGTCTACTGTCTAGAGCATTTGTCTACTGTCTAGAGCATTTGTCTACTGTCTAGAGCATTTGTCTACTGTCCAGGGCATTTGTCTACTGTCTAGAGCATTTGTCTACTGCCTAGAGCATTTGTCTACTGTCTAGAGCATTTATCTACTGTCCAGAGATCCTAGGATTGAATCCTGGTCTGAGCGTTGAATGTGTCTTCTTCTTTTACACATTCATTTGAACACCTATAACATGCATAATTATTTACTAATAATCTTTTTACCTTTTAATGTATGAATACAAACgtttattgtattttacatcATTTCGACATTTTCTAATCGACCATTTGAAGGAGTTAAGTGCTATATTGAGAAGAAGAATCAGATAAGATTTTATTGATATCCTAGAATCACCATTTCTAATGTTAAGATTTTCTTCTCTAAATCATGGAGTATTTTCTGGTGTTTGTTCAGAATACTTTTTACACTATTGGAATCATCGCAGTCATTTCCTTTCAGAATATGCAGCCATTCTATCGAGACTGCAAATTAAAACCCTGCCAGTTCAGCGATACAGTTTCTTTTATCTATTGAAATGTTGTAGATTTCAAGATCTTCCATAAAATAATTTCCTCGCTCATCCCGTATATTTTTAATTGCAAAAATGTTACTTTTCAGAAAGGAAATATGGCCTTTCTGTTGTAATGGATAAATTGATTTCCAAGAATAGGTTTCTCTAGTATTCTGTTTTTGCTAATGTAAGAGGGGCTagattatttgaaaatatgcCAATGTTTAAATAAGGTTTTGATAGAAAGACGGAGTTTACGAAAAGAAATGATGTTTTCGTTGAAAACTGAAAAGGTGAGTTCGTGAAATTAAGTATTCCcgaaatctaagtgatttacagcAGTAAGGATCAAAAGCTGTATCATAAGACAAAACTATTTTGCAAGGTAAAAATGGTTTAAAGATCTTTCAAAGTAACATACAAATAAGAAATTGTTGTTAGTAATATTGACACACATTCTGTAGGAATAACAATCCAGCCTGAGTTTAAATAAACATAGCCTTGGTTTTTGTATCGTATGATTTATAAACTAACATTCTAagtgtaaaacaaatattgatatccATGTGAGTACATTTTGACTATTTAAATCTGAACCCATATATTATTGTCCTTGACTTTTAGAAATAAACCCAGACAACAAATAAACGGTTTACAATGGTTTTATTCATGAAGAACAGGACAATGAACTCACTATCATCGTTAAAAAGATTAACATGTATTCAACATTTATGAGATATTTGCGTCAATTCCAATTTAAGCAGTTAGGCGTGTCGACGAGAAGTCTACAAAACAATTGCATTCCACTAAAAAAT
This genomic stretch from Pecten maximus chromosome 13, xPecMax1.1, whole genome shotgun sequence harbors:
- the LOC117340887 gene encoding uncharacterized protein LOC117340887, whose amino-acid sequence is MNLMRTFLIPALIQLFSNVKALEIDSSFLDFAKDVRCMAPFLSLNTIGYLQCQKMCVRYSDCEVLRYSKSLLECRLYFSNNCRDHSGDSDPHIYLRRNQTHKSIGRYCLQRCPSGNACVVSNNISTCFPDSVAARYLNINAIFVEIDGVYFGMYTVLQISRDASLFCESLSGRLAVLDTQKKLQIISSETKRVHEFAHWLIGAFRVADAEWQWSNGKPAYPDVINDVDFDCVMIYRAFLDDCSCSLKGYFVCEML